Genomic window (Planctomycetia bacterium):
GAATAACTTGAAAGAAGAGGTACTTGGTCAGCGACTAAGTTCCAAAGCAAGAGAGGAGCAAGAGAAATTCAAGCCAGAAGCCATGAAAGCCGCAAAGAGCCAACTCACTGAACTATTGCCCAAGTTCTTACATGATGAATACAAGACCTATAAAGTGATAATACGATTCCGAGAGGAAGCTGATCAGGATGGAAAGTAGTTGCTCAAATCCTGTCAATCGAGTTGTTACTGGTTACACCCCCATCGTCAGCACCATCTTTCCCTGCTCGATCCGCACTTTTTTCAGCACCAGTTTGGCGGCGCGTTCGGTGAGTTCCTTGTCCTGCAGGCGATAGACCGGCACCGCGCCCAGGGCTTCTTTCGTGAAGATCGTTACTCCATCCCGTACCCGGTTTTCCAGAGTGTTCGGCAAACCTTCACTTCTATCTTTTTGATCTCGATATCAATCAACGAAAACGTGGCAGTTTCCGGATGATAATCGAGTTGCCCGCTGGCGATGATGTGCCCTTTCACGGGAATGGGGATGCCCTGTAGTTGTAGCCTGGTTTCGAGACGGGCGTTGACGCGGTTCAGCTTTTCATCCAGGTTGATGCGCGGGTTTTCCAGTCGCAGATCAGTCACCTGCATGATCTTTCTTGTCATCGGAAAGCTGCCTGCCACTGCCTGCTGCACCTGCTGTTCGGTGATAACAATTTCAAACTGTTTGCCCCAGAGCATGGTGATGAGAACATAAGCCAGCCCAACCAGCACACCCAGGCTTAATACCAGATTGAACATTCGTTTCAGCATTACCCTGGTTCCTGTCTATCCATGACCATTCGCACAATCTGCTACAACAGCCCTGCACTATAGGAGGAATGGCAAGTTCCTGACAACCCCAATGCAAGATGGCGCGAAACACTTTGGAATGGTCTCCCCCTCACCCCCGACCCCTCTCCCTCCGGGAGAGAGGGGAGAAATCGACTCAGCCGCCGATGCCCATCGTCAGAATCATCTGGCCCTGCTCTACCCTTACTTTCTTCAGCACCAGCCTGGCGGCACGTTCCTTCAGATTTGCTTCCTTCAAGCGATACACAGGAAAGGCACGCATCACTTCCCTGGCTACCATTGCCATCGCGTCGCGTGCCTTAACTTCCCACTGGGCAGGCACACCCCGGAGATCGATCTTTTTGATCTGCAATTCCTGCAGGTAGAATGCTCCCTGATCAGGACGATACTCCATCTGACCAGTAATCTGAGTCGTTCCCCGCATGTCGAAAGGCACACCTTTGATGGTGATCTTGCAATCCAGGCTGGCGTGAATTAGATTCGCTTTCTCATCCAGGTGAATGACAGGCGATTCGAAAGTTACCGCAGCTACCTGGAGAATCGACTTTGTCATAGGAAATCGCTCTACCACCGTTTCCTGCACTTCCTGCTCTGTTACTACGATGTCAAACCGCTTGCCCCAGATCAGAAAGAGAAGAATCGCCACAGTGGCCAATAACCCCAGCCAGATTCCAAGAGCGTAAGTATGCCAGCGTTTCCACTGGAACGGTGGCGTCGCTTGTTTGCTGTACGGATTCCAGTGGCTGAGTTTGCCTTGTTCCTGGCTATCTGCTGGTTGTGCCCCAAAACGCTTCTGCCAGGATGCACTCAACTTGTCTTTGAGCGACACAGCTGGTGTCACTTCTTTTTTGGCGAAATAGCTGAACAAGAATACGACAACATGGATCAGCAGTTCAACAACGATGCCTGCCAACTGAATCAGAGCCATCATCAATTCAATCAGGGCTTGCACCAGCAGCCCGATAGCTTCAACACCAGCCACCAATCCCTCAACGGGCATGCGATGTCACTCTGAAATCGAGTCGAGAATTGCCAAGCGGTTCTGTCGCCTACGATAGTACCATGCGCCTGCAACCAACACCGCGCAACCTGATAGTGCCAGGGTTGTTGGTTCAGGCACCGCAGCATACTGGAATTGCACGACCAAGGCACCATTGGGGACATTTTGTGAAACGGTGGGACTGTTATAAAAGCTTTCAGGACTCTGTCGATACTGGGCACCCACTAAGGAATTGTCAAAGTCCCAATCAATATTGTTACCGACTTGAGTAAAATTCCAAGTGAACGTCATCAACAGGTCGCCGCCAGAATAAGTGTAAGGCGTCGTAAAGTTAATGACGGGGCCAAATGCATTGGGTGACGTACCACCTGGAAAGCTGTTGATTCCGAAAGACAGTGACCCGTTGCGTACCGGTACAGTGCCCGGACCCTGATTTGCTGCAACCACTGTGCTTAACGAACCAACAGGGAAATTCGAGGGTCCCAGATAAATGTCAAAATTCGGTGTAAAGCTGACGGTTGAAGGACCAGATGGCTGTCCGCCATTCTGTCGGAACTGCATTCCAGTGATCTGGCTACCGATAGGCAAACCATTCAGCAAAGAGGAACCGTACAGTTGTTGTACTGTCAATGCAGTCGTAGTGGTGTATCCGAACACGGTGTTGCCTTCAGTGTTGGCACGTGAAGGCGGCACAACGACTGTTTGGGCAAATGCACTGGAATAGAGACTTAACATCAAACTAGAGCATTTTCAAAAACCATCTTGCGCATTCAGGTAATACATGAAATACTGTGACGTGTCCATGTCATGGAGTCACAGATGAAAGCGTACTCGGTTGATTTACGTGAGCGGGTGTTGGCAGACTTTCAGGGAGGCATG
Coding sequences:
- a CDS encoding DUF1439 domain-containing protein, which codes for MPVEGLVAGVEAIGLLVQALIELMMALIQLAGIVVELLIHVVVFLFSYFAKKEVTPAVSLKDKLSASWQKRFGAQPADSQEQGKLSHWNPYSKQATPPFQWKRWHTYALGIWLGLLATVAILLFLIWGKRFDIVVTEQEVQETVVERFPMTKSILQVAAVTFESPVIHLDEKANLIHASLDCKITIKGVPFDMRGTTQITGQMEYRPDQGAFYLQELQIKKIDLRGVPAQWEVKARDAMAMVAREVMRAFPVYRLKEANLKERAARLVLKKVRVEQGQMILTMGIGG
- a CDS encoding DUF1439 domain-containing protein, with product MLKRMFNLVLSLGVLVGLAYVLITMLWGKQFEIVITEQQVQQAVAGSFPMTRKIMQVTDLRLENPRINLDEKLNRVNARLETRLQLQGIPIPVKGHIIASGQLDYHPETATFSLIDIEIKKIEVKVCRTLWKTGYGME